A single window of Onychomys torridus chromosome 8, mOncTor1.1, whole genome shotgun sequence DNA harbors:
- the Cbx8 gene encoding chromobox protein homolog 8 codes for MELSAVGERVFAAEALLKRRIRKGRMEYLVKWKGWSQKYSTWEPEENILDARLLAAFEEREREMELYGPKKRGPKPKTFLLKAQAKAKAKTYEFRSDSARGIRIPYPGRSPQDLASTSRAREGLRNTGLSSPGSSTSVCRADPPRDRDRDRERGATGGRMDDKPSSPGDSSKKRGPKPRKELLDPSQRPLGEPSDGLGEYLKGRKLDDSSSGTGKFPAGHSVIQLARRQDSDLVQYSVTSPSSAEAPGKLAVDTFPARVIKHRAAFLEAKGQGALDPGGPRVRHSSGTPGSVGSLYRDMGAQGGRPSLIARIPVARILGDPEEESWSPSLTNLEKVVVTDVTSNFLTVTIKESNTDQGFFKEKR; via the exons ATGGAGCTCTCGGCGGTGGGGGAGCGGGTGTTCGCGGCCGAAGCCCTCCTGAAGCGACGCATTCGCAAA GGACGCATGGAATACCTCGTGAAATGGAAGGGCTGGTCACAGAA GTACAGCACGTGGGAGCCCGAAGAAAATATTCTGGATGCTCGCCTGCTTGCAGCCTTTGAGGAAAG ggaACGGGAGATGGAGCTCTATGGCCCCAAAAAGCGAGGACCCAAGCCTAAAACCTTTCTTCTGAAG GCCCAGGCCAAAGCAAAGGCTAAAACCTATGAATTCAGAAGTGACTCTGCCAGAGGCATCCGGATCCCCTACCCAGGCCGATCACCACAGGATTTGGCATCTACTTCCAGGGCCCGAGAGGGCCTTCGGAATACAGGTCTGTCCTCACCAGGGAGCAGCACCAGTGTCTGCAGGGCAGATCCACCTCGGGACCGGGACCGGGATCGAGAAAGAGGTGCCACCGGTGGCCGTATGGATGACAAGCCCAGCTCACCGGGGGACAGCTCCAAGAAGCGAGGACCCAAGCCCCGGAAAGAACTCCTAGACCCTTCACAGAGGCCCTTGGGAGAGCCCAGCGATGGCCTTGGAGAATACCTCAAAGGCAGAAAGCTGGATGACAGCTCTTCTGGGACAGGAAAGTTTCCAGCCGGCCATAGCGTGATCCAACTTGCTCGAAGGCAGGACTCAGACCTGGTACAATATAGTGTGACCAGTCCTAGCTCGGCAGAGGCCCCTGGCAAGTTGGCTGTGGACACCTTTCCAGCCAGGGTAATAAAGCACAGGGCTGCTTTCCTGGAGGCCAAAGGCCAAGGTGCCCTGGATCCTGGTGGCCCCAGGGTTCGACATAGTTCAGGTACCCCAGGCTCAGTGGGGAGCCTGTATCGGGACATGGGGGCTCAAGGGGGAAGGCCCTCCCTCATCGCCAGGATCCCAGTGGCCAGAATCTTGGGGGACCCAGAGGAAGAGTCCTGGAGTCCCTCCCTGACTAACCTGGAGAAGGTGGTTGTCACAGATGTGACCTCAAACTTTTTGACCGTCACCATTAAGGAGAGTAACACGGACCAAGGCTTCTTTAAGGAGAAAAGATGA